One Aneurinibacillus migulanus genomic region harbors:
- a CDS encoding heavy metal-binding domain-containing protein codes for MALFGKKEKQEEVQQELDMLVTTTENIGRPYEVLGLVTAKTRKTIDFDYETTTNELVQRAMRIEADAIVGFKYEISNTGSITDIIAYGTAVKFK; via the coding sequence ATGGCTCTTTTTGGTAAGAAAGAGAAGCAAGAGGAAGTACAACAAGAGCTTGATATGTTGGTTACAACTACGGAGAACATCGGAAGGCCATATGAAGTACTCGGACTTGTTACTGCGAAAACGCGAAAAACAATCGATTTTGATTATGAGACTACAACAAACGAATTGGTACAAAGAGCAATGCGAATCGAGGCAGATGCCATAGTAGGTTTTAAATATGAAATATCAAATACAGGCAGTATAACTGACATAATAGCTTACGGAACAGCAGTCAAATTCAAATAG